In Cicer arietinum cultivar CDC Frontier isolate Library 1 chromosome 1, Cicar.CDCFrontier_v2.0, whole genome shotgun sequence, one DNA window encodes the following:
- the LOC101489467 gene encoding enolase 1, chloroplastic, which yields MALSFTHQPTLQTPSSSFVTSRSPQSLQSLPFREIRTPRRSLTVRASATAAAPSEVKVSREYTVKSVKARQIVDSRGNPTVEVDLVTDQLYRSGVPSGASTGIYEALELRDGDKSVYGGKGVLNAVRNINEILAPKLVGVDVRNQADVDAIMLEIDGTPNKSKLGANAILGVSLSVCRAGAGAKGVPLYKHIQEISGTKELVMPVPAFNVINGGSHAGNNLAMQEFMILPVGANSFSEALRMGSEVYHVLKGIIKAKYGQDACNVGDEGGFAPNVQDNREGLVLLMDAIEKAGYTGKIKIGMDVAASEFYTKCKKYDLNFKKQPNDGTHVHSAESLGQLYVDFVKEFPIVSIEDPFDQDDWGSWASLLSSVDIQLVGDDLLVTNPKRIAEAIQKKACNGLLLKVNQIGTVTESIRAALDSKAAGWGVMVSHRSGETEDNFIADLSVGLASGQIKTGAPCRSERLAKYNQLLRIEEELGSVRYAGEAFRSP from the exons atgGCTTTGAGTTTCACACATCAACCCACTCTCCaaactccatcttcttccttcGTCACCTCCCGCTCTCCACAATCGCTTCAGTCCCTCCCCTTCCGTGAAATCCGGACACCACGGCGGTCCCTAACCGTGCGGGCCTCGGCAACGGCGGCTGCTCCGTCGGAGGTTAAGGTGTCAAGGGAGTACACTGTGAAGTCGGTGAAGGCGAGGCAGATCGTTGACAGTAGAGGGAATCCGACGGTGGAGGTTGATCTGGTAACTGATCAGCTTTACCGATCGGGTGTGCCGAGTGGGGCCTCCACCGGAATTTACGAGGCTTTAGAGCTTAGAGATGGAGATAAGAGTGTTTATGGTGGGAAAGGTGTTCTTAACGCTGTGAGGAACATCAATGAGATTTTGGCTCCAAAGCTTGTTGGTGTGGATGTTAg GAATCAAGCTGATGTGGATGCTATTATGCTTGAAATTGATGGAACCCCTAACAAGTCAAAACTAGGTGCTAATGCAATATTGGGAGTTTCACTAAGCGTGTGTAGAGCTGGTGCTGGCGCAAAGGGAGTGCCATTGTACAAGCATATCCAGGAAATTTCAGGAACAAAGGAACTTGTCATGCCTGTTCCAGCTTTTAATGTTATAAATGGAGGAAGTCATGCTGGAAATAATCTGGCTATGCAAGAATTTATGATACTACCAGTTGGAGCTAATTCATTTTCCGAGGCACTTCGCATGGGCAGTGAAG TATATCATGTATTAAAGGGCATAATCAAGGCAAAATACGGACAAGATGCATGTAATGTTGGTGACGAAGGAGGATTTGCACCCAATGTTCAGGATAACAGAGAGGGACTGGTTTTACTCATGGATGCCATTGAGAAGGCTGGTTATACCGGAAAG ATTAAAATCGGTATGGATGTAGCAGCTTCAGAGTTTTACACTAAGTGTAAGAAGTATGATTTAAACTTCAAGAAACAGCCAAATGATGGAACTCACGTTCACTCTGCTGAGAGTCTTGGTCAACTTTATGTAGACTTTGTCAAAGAGTTTCCCATTGTGTCAATTGAGGATCCTTTTGATCAAGATGATTGGGGTTCATGGGCCTCACTACTCTCTTCAGTTGATATTCAACTCGTAGGAGATGATTTGTTAGTTACCAATCCAAAGAGAATTGCTGAAGCCATCCAAAAGAAGGCTTGCAATGGTTTGTTACTCAAG GTTAACCAGATCGGCACAGTGACTGAATCTATTCGGGCTGCACTGGACTCTAAGGCTGCCGGTTGGGGTGTCATGGTTAGTCATCGGAGTGGTGAAACTGAGGATAACTTCATTGCTGATCTTTCTGTTGGTTTGGCTAGTGGACAG ATAAAGACTGGTGCTCCTTGCAGAAGTGAGCGTTTGGCCAAGTATAACCAG